One window of Globicephala melas chromosome 2, mGloMel1.2, whole genome shotgun sequence genomic DNA carries:
- the NGDN gene encoding neuroguidin: MAAPEVLESDLPNAVALLKNLQEQVMAVTAQVQALTKKVQAKAYPTEKGLSLLEVKDQLLLMYLMDLSHLILDKASGGSLQGHPAVLRLVEIRTVLEKLRPLDQKLKYQIDKLVKTAVTGSLSESDPLRFKPHPSNMMSKLSSEDEEEDEAEEGQSGASGKKSGKGTAKKYVPPRLVPVHYDETEAEREKKRLERAKRRALSSSVIRELKEQYSDAPEEIRDARHPHVTRQSQEDQHRINYEESMMVRLSVSKREKGRRKRANVMSSQIHSLTHFSDISALTGGTPHLDEDQNSTKKRKKIPKKGQKKKGFRRRR, from the exons ATGGCGGCGCCG GAGGTGCTGGAGTCAGACCTGCCAAATGCCGTAGCACTTTTGAAAAACCTCCAGGAGCAG GTGATGGCTGTCACTGCACAGGTGCAAGCTCTGACCAAAAAAGTTCAAGCTAAAGCCTATCCTACAGAGAAG GGTCTCAGCCTTTTGGaagtgaaagatcagctgttgttAATGTACCTTATGGATCTGAGCCATCTCATTCTGGACAAAGCCTCAGGAGGGTCTCTTCAGGGACATCCTGCAGTTTTGAGACTGGTGGAGATTCGCACG GTTTTGGAAAAGCTTCGTCCTTTGGACCAAAAACTGAAGTATCAAATTGACAAACTGGTGAAGACGGCAGTGACAGGCAGCCTCA GTGAGAGTGACCCACTCCGTTTTAAGCCTCATCCCAGCAATATGATGAGCAAG TTGAGCTCTGAGGATGAGGAGGAAGATGAAGCAGAGGAAGGCCAGTCTGGGGCTTCAGGGAAGAAATCTGGAAAAGGGACAGCTAAGAAGTATGTTCCACCACGCTTGGTTCCAGTGCATTACG ATGAAACAGAAGCTGAGCGGGAGAAGAAGCGCCTAGAACGAGCCAAGAGACGGGCATTGAGCAGTTCTGTCATTCGTGAACTAAAGGAGCAGTACTCAGATGCTCCAGAGGAAATCCGTGATGCTCGGCATCCTCATGTTACTCGGCAGAGCCAGGAGGATCAGCACAG GATTAACTATGAGGAGAGCATGATGGTGCGTTTAAGTGTCAGTAAGCGGGAGAAAGGACGGCGAAAACGAGCAAATGTCATGAGCTCACAAATTCATTCCCTCACGCACTTCAGTGACATCAGTGCTTTGACAGGAGGAACCCCTCATCTTGATGAG GATCAGAATTCTACTAAGAAGCGGAAGAAGATACCTAAGAAAGGTCAGAAGAAAAAAG GTTTTCGGAGGCGGCGGTGA